A genomic segment from Hypanus sabinus isolate sHypSab1 chromosome 8, sHypSab1.hap1, whole genome shotgun sequence encodes:
- the LOC132397723 gene encoding general transcription factor II-I repeat domain-containing protein 2-like has translation MVDMTAHLNTLNTALQGKGRTALHMLEDVLAFERKLTVLARDLQKGTLSHFPNLREFKQGHDMIISEYLHSAIIAMQTSFGKRFCEFREEKNTLSFPVTPLSIDPSLLNTTALAGVSQPDLEMELADIADKDIWVSKFRRLTADLEDVARQKAVLAQKHKWSDIENLTDDSLRSCVKMKVTSYSPDVQTLCAEVQEQKSH, from the coding sequence atggtagacatgacagcgcacctgaacacgctgaacacagctcttcaggggaaaggacgtacagccctgcacatgttggaggatgttttggcattcgagcgcaagttgacagtgcttgccagagatttacagaaaggcactttgtctcacttccccaatttgagagagttcaaacaaggtcacgacatgataatttcggagtatttacattctgcaatcatcgcaatgcaaacatcgtttgggaaacgcttctgtgagttcagagaggaaaaaaacacattatccttcccggtcactcccttaagcatcgatccttccctactgaatacgactgcattggcaggtgtgagtcaacctgatcttgagatggaactggccgacatagccgacaaagacatatgggtgtccaagtttagacgcttgacagcagaccttgaagatgttgcccgtcagaaggccgttcttgctcagaaacacaaatggagtgatattgaaaacctcacagatgacagcttgcgatcctgtgtaaagatgaaggtgacatcatacagccctgatgtgcagacgctgtgcgctgaggtccaggagcagaaatcccattaa